One window of the Tachypleus tridentatus isolate NWPU-2018 chromosome 10, ASM421037v1, whole genome shotgun sequence genome contains the following:
- the LOC143229404 gene encoding rap guanine nucleotide exchange factor 6-like isoform X1, producing the protein MSGYGYQDFLNSLKKLSDERTQEDMKILYTHLHGMGALSSLREASLRNLCKTVRYEKHDANDILYCRGELSSCWYILLSGSVFIDGSMFLPRSSFGKRTAGGGRRVNECLILESSEMIAVDYPDVQLMRPGQRQSCTTMNLEKLLALEQDEVSVEPRSRRLHMDGTDVVDHQSHHHLQLSEYQPVQTILHRGETLLKSNRSSHGSDTSSAYSGSDTMQSVQSSLEDQEVDLSGLMESAVDSDDEEDLAELIDSLTVRDTVRECLEKDSSERTDDDIEVLLELVQHLPAFANMTLAVRRALCAVMVFAVVEKAGTVVMNDGEELDSWSVIVNGQVEVELPDGNIQELHFGDSFGITATTEKMYHQGTMRTKVDDCQFVCIAQSDYHKILHQGEENTKKHEEDGQVILVTERRILDGGSCQGHVVIRGTSESLMAQLVEENTLDPSYVEDFLLTHRTFISSPLVVANNLLSWFKDHQLRDKVTRVVLLWINYHFPDFEMDADMMEFLEKFESVLEQEKMQSQLRLLNIACATKARSRTITLARSTRDDVLHFSILGGYERGFGIFISKVNKGSKAEDVGLRRGDQILEVNGQSFEHVSHARALEILRGTTHLSITVRSNLLAFKEMLNTPENSPRQRGRKVSEIARLQSDPRARLSSHFDWGEMVIPIELGVSALLQPPNSPPPQCLRTSSGPAGDGKQEKKGFKTLSNRGKIKKALAKMNIMHKSGNSESQLNSSDDSLYSLRSGSSNCSTNHRRTRAVSPKRSSGSGSLYHSHSNPDLASLSAYYEPELRPDFPEHVLKVYRADQTFKYLLIHKETTAREVVMLSLREFGISDPSSKYSLCEVTCGEGGVIKQRRLPDQMHNLAERIGLSSRYYLKNNSSTEALVPDDLAGELLRESQVHFLQLNSVEIATQLTLEDFSIFCQIEPTEYIDDLFDIKSRYGTPKLSKFGELVNREMFWVVTEVCSEPNHLRRMKIIKQFIKVARQCKECKNFNSMFAILSGLDHGAVSRLRCAWEKLPSKYSKMFKDLSDLMDPSRNMCKYRTLISSEHTQPPMIPFYPVVKKDLTFIHLGNDTKVEGLVNFEKLRMVAKEVRQLLNMCSAPYDLFNMLELGGANPSSAMASLNSFATTTNAATVKRRKKSTPQPHPKKMFEEAQMVRRVKTYLANLKVITDEDQLRSMSIECEPMTGAGITSIQPRKRNPSPTLSTASSNSSTSEGKKSVNSGRKFGTESPQAVRKMLALSDHSKLRPHQPNRHSHSPSPSPNTARRWQDNGHGHGRSHSDTHNPSMLPVDLSAESSSVTSLNQLPLRKSQTSGSVTSTDSSSGGSCRCHHSYEVDSGHNSVGFDSHSNSSIGSANSPPQHRHSHYMSHSSPPVINRMRTNAPYIPHGIQVLPPIPPGPTGKFCILLLFYSLPSSSVLMPPPPPPRDSHHYPLLRARRPLDYPHPAKAMPRGRHMGQLARAHSHDGMTSVGYYNADATDPDEDEDEETQVSAV; encoded by the exons GTTGATTATCCGGATGTCCAGCTGATGCGGCCTGGTCAGCGACAGTCCTGTACTACCATGAACCTGGAAAAACTACTCGCTCTCGAACAGGACGAGGTATCTGTGGAACCTCGTTCTCGTCGATTACACATGGACGGCACTGACGTAGTAGATCACCAGTCTCACCATCACTTACAG TTATCTGAATATCAGCCAGTGCAAACCATCTTACACAGAGGTGAAACTTTGCTCAAATCTAACCGAAGCTCTCATGGCAGTGATACTTCTTCAGCCTATTCAGGATCCGATACCATGCAATCAGTGCAGTCCTCGCTGGAGGACCAGGAAGTGGACCTTTCAGGTCTTATGGAAAGTGCTGTGGATTCTGATGATGAGGAGGATCTAGCTGAGTTAATTGAT AGTCTGACTGTGAGAGACACTGTGCGAGAATGTCTTGAAAAGGACTCCTCGGAAAGGACGGATGATGATATTGAAGTTTTATTAGAGCTCGTGCAACACTTACCA gCTTTTGCTAACATGACTTTAGCAGTAAGAAGAGCACTGTGTGCAGTAATGGTGTTTGCTGTTGTTGAGAAAGCTGGGACAGTTGTGATGAATGATGGAGAGGAACTTGATTCTTGGTCTGTCATTGTTAATGGGCAAGTGGAAGTTGAACTTCCAGATGGGAACATTCAGGAGTTGCATTTTGGAGACAG CTTTGGAATAACTGCTACAACAGAGAAAATGTATCATCAGGGAACAATGCGTACTAAAGTGGATGActgtcagtttgtttgtattgCTCAGAGTGATTATCACAAAATTCTCCATCAGGGGGAAGAGAACACTAAAAAACATGAAGAAGATGGTCAAGTTATCCTTGTAACAGAACGAAGGATCTTGGATGGAGGAAGTTGTCAGGGTCATGTGGTCATTAGG GGGACATCTGAAAGTCTAATGGCTCAACTAGTGGAAGAAAATACTCTAGATCCCAGCTATGTAGAAGATTTCCTGCTGACACATAGAACCTTTATTTCTTCTCCTTTGGTGGTTGCAAATAATCTTCTGTCTTGGTTTAAAGATCATCAGCTGAGAGACAAA GTGACTAGAGTTGTTCTCCTGTGGATTAATTACCATTTCCCAGATTTTGAGATGGATGCAGATATGATGGAATTCCTTGAGAAGTTTGAATCTGTTCTTGAACAAGAG AAAATGCAAAGTCAGTTACGTTTACTTAATATTGCTTGTGCCACTAAGGCTCGTAGTAGAACAATAACTTTGGCTCGCTCTACACGAGATGATGTCCTTCACTTCTCTATTCTTGGTGGCTATGAGCGAGGATTTGGAATTTTTATCTCTAAGGTTAACAAAGGCTCTAAAGCAGAAGATGTGGGTTTACGAAGAGGTGACCAG attCTTGAAGTCAATGGACAGAGTTTTGAACATGTTAGCCATGCTCGAGCTCTGGAAATCTTACGAGGGACAACACATCTTTCAATTACTGTCAGATCCAATCTTTTAG CTTTTAAAGAAATGCTCAATACACCTGAGAATTCCCCCCGTCAACGAGGAAGAAAAGTTTCAGAAATTGCTCGTTTGCAGTCTGATCCTAGGGCTAGGTTATCTTCACATTTTGACTGGGGAGAAATGGTTATTCCCATAGAGCTTGGAGTGAGTGCATTACTCCAACCTCCAAATTCACCTCCACCCCAGTGTCTGAGAACTTCGTCTGGTCCTGCTGGTGATGGTAAGCAAGAGAAAAAAGGGTTCAAGACTCTCAGTAATCGAGGGAAAATCAAAAAAGCACTTGCAAAAATGAATATCATGCATAAATCTGGCAATAG TGAATCTCAACTGAACAGTTCCGATGATAGTTTATATTCCTTACGCAGTGGGAGCAGTAATTGTTCAACAAATCACCGTAGGACAAGGGCAGTGTCTCCTAAACGATCTTCTGGAAGTGGCTCCCTTTATCATAGCCACAGCAACCCAGATCTGGCATCTTTATCAGCTTATTACGAACCAGAGCTAAGACCAGATTTTCCTGAGCATGTGCTTAAAGTGTACAGAGCAGatcaaactttcaaatatttacttattcataag GAGACTACTGCCAGAGAAGTAGTAATGTTATCCCTCAGGGAGTTTGGCATTAGTGATCCAAGCAG CAAATACTCTTTGTGTGAGGTAACTTGTGGAGAAGGCGGTGTCATAAAGCAAAGAAGACTGCCTGATCAGATGCACAATTTGGCAGAGCGTATTGGTCTTAGCAGTCGTTACTACTTAAAGAACAATTCCTCAACTGAAGCTCTTGTACCTGATGATTTAGCAGGG GAACTCCTCCGAGAGAGTCAAGTTCACTTCCTCCAGTTAAACAGTGTGGAAATAGCCACCCAGCTTACTTTGGAAGACTTCAGCATCTTTTGCCAAATCGAACCCACAGAATATATTGATGACTTGTTTGATATCAAATCCAGATATGGAACACCAAAGCTTTCAAAGTTTGGCGAG CTTGTCAACAGAGAGATGTTTTGGGTAGTGACTGAAGTATGTAGTGAACCAAATCACTTGCGAAggatgaagattattaaacaattCATCAAAGTAGCAA GACAGTGTAAGGAATGTAAAAACTTCAATTCTATGTTTGCTATTCTGAGTGGACTTGACCATGGAGCAGTATCCAGATTGAGGTGTGCATGGGAGAAGCTGCCATCTAAGTATTCCAAAATGTTTAAG GATCTGAGTGACCTTATGGACCCATCTCGAAATATGTGTAAATACAGGACACTAATAAGCAGTGAGCATACTCAGCCCCCTATG ATACCGTTTTATCCTGTTGTGAAAAAGGATCTTACGTTCATTCATCTAGGTAACGACACCAAGGTGGAAGGCCTA GTTAACTTTGAAAAGTTGAGAATGGTGGCTAAAGAAGTGCGGCAACTCCTTAACATGTGTTCAGCCCCATAT GACCTTTTTAACATGTTGGAGTTAGGAGGAGCCAATCCTTCCTCTGCTATGGCTTCTTTGAACAGCTTTGCCACAACTACTAATGCTGCAACTGTAAAGAGAAGAAAGAAGAGTACCCCACAACCTCATCCAAAGAAAATGTTCGAAGAA GCACAAATGGTGAGAAGAGTGAAAACCTATTTGGCTAACCTGAAAGTTATTACTGATGAAGACCAACTGAGAAGTATGTCCATAGAATGTGAACCAATGACAGGAGCAG GTATCACCAGTATCCAGCCAAGAAAACGAAACCCTTCACCAACATTATCAACAGCCAGTAGTAACAGCAGTACATCAGAGGGAAAGAAATCCGTAAACTCAGGACGAAAATTTG GTACAGAATCACCTCAGGCTGTGAGGAAAATGTTAGCTCTTTCTGATCACAGTAAGCTTCGCCCCCACCAACCTAATAGACACTCCCATTCCCCTTCTCCTTCTCCAAACACAGCTCGACGATGGCAAGACAATGGCCATGGTCATGGTCGCTCTCATAGTGATACTCACAATCCTTCAATGCTTCCAGTAGACCTGTCAGCAGAGAGTTCTAGTGTGACCAGTCTGAATCAACTTCCACTACGTAAATCACAGACTTCAG GTTCAGTCACATCCACAGACAGTAGCAGTGGAGGAAGCTGCCGTTGCCACCATAGTTATGAAGTGGATTCTGGTCACAATTCTGTTGGTTTTGACAGCCATAGCAATAGTTCCATTGGATCTGCTAACTCGCCACCTCAGCATCGGCATTCTCACTATA TGTCACACTCCTCCCCTCCTGTTATTAATCGGATGAGAACAAATGCACCGTACATTCCTCATGGGATCCAGGTACTTCCGCCCATTCCTCCTGGGCCTACAGGCAAGTTTTGTATCCTCCTCCTTTTTTACA GTCTTCCATCATCCTCAGTACTCATGCCTCCACCCCCTCCTCCACGGGATAGTCACCATTACCCTCTGCTCCGTGCACGGAGGCCTTTAGACTACCCTCACCCAGCTAAAGCAATGCCACGTGGTCGTCATATGGGTCAGTTAGCCAGGGCTCATAGCCATGATGGTATGACATCTGTAGGTTACTACAATGCTGATGCTACAGACCCTGATGAAGATG aAGATGAAGAGACTCAAGTATCAGCAGTATAA
- the LOC143229404 gene encoding rap guanine nucleotide exchange factor 2-like isoform X11: protein MFSTQEAMDKVLAELRSNDRFISFGKRTAGGGRRVNECLILESSEMIAVDYPDVQLMRPGQRQSCTTMNLEKLLALEQDEVSVEPRSRRLHMDGTDVVDHQSHHHLQLSEYQPVQTILHRGETLLKSNRSSHGSDTSSAYSGSDTMQSVQSSLEDQEVDLSGLMESAVDSDDEEDLAELIDSLTVRDTVRECLEKDSSERTDDDIEVLLELVQHLPAFANMTLAVRRALCAVMVFAVVEKAGTVVMNDGEELDSWSVIVNGQVEVELPDGNIQELHFGDSFGITATTEKMYHQGTMRTKVDDCQFVCIAQSDYHKILHQGEENTKKHEEDGQVILVTERRILDGGSCQGHVVIRGTSESLMAQLVEENTLDPSYVEDFLLTHRTFISSPLVVANNLLSWFKDHQLRDKVTRVVLLWINYHFPDFEMDADMMEFLEKFESVLEQEKMQSQLRLLNIACATKARSRTITLARSTRDDVLHFSILGGYERGFGIFISKVNKGSKAEDVGLRRGDQILEVNGQSFEHVSHARALEILRGTTHLSITVRSNLLAFKEMLNTPENSPRQRGRKVSEIARLQSDPRARLSSHFDWGEMVIPIELGVSALLQPPNSPPPQCLRTSSGPAGDGKQEKKGFKTLSNRGKIKKALAKMNIMHKSGNSESQLNSSDDSLYSLRSGSSNCSTNHRRTRAVSPKRSSGSGSLYHSHSNPDLASLSAYYEPELRPDFPEHVLKVYRADQTFKYLLIHKETTAREVVMLSLREFGISDPSSKYSLCEVTCGEGGVIKQRRLPDQMHNLAERIGLSSRYYLKNNSSTEALVPDDLAGELLRESQVHFLQLNSVEIATQLTLEDFSIFCQIEPTEYIDDLFDIKSRYGTPKLSKFGELVNREMFWVVTEVCSEPNHLRRMKIIKQFIKVARQCKECKNFNSMFAILSGLDHGAVSRLRCAWEKLPSKYSKMFKDLSDLMDPSRNMCKYRTLISSEHTQPPMIPFYPVVKKDLTFIHLGNDTKVEGLVNFEKLRMVAKEVRQLLNMCSAPYDLFNMLELGGANPSSAMASLNSFATTTNAATVKRRKKSTPQPHPKKMFEEAQMVRRVKTYLANLKVITDEDQLRSMSIECEPMTGAGITSIQPRKRNPSPTLSTASSNSSTSEGKKSVNSGRKFGTESPQAVRKMLALSDHSKLRPHQPNRHSHSPSPSPNTARRWQDNGHGHGRSHSDTHNPSMLPVDLSAESSSVTSLNQLPLRKSQTSDSSSGGSCRCHHSYEVDSGHNSVGFDSHSNSSIGSANSPPQHRHSHYMSHSSPPVINRMRTNAPYIPHGIQVLPPIPPGPTGLPSSSVLMPPPPPPRDSHHYPLLRARRPLDYPHPAKAMPRGRHMGQLARAHSHDGMTSVGYYNADATDPDEDEDEETQVSAV, encoded by the exons GTTGATTATCCGGATGTCCAGCTGATGCGGCCTGGTCAGCGACAGTCCTGTACTACCATGAACCTGGAAAAACTACTCGCTCTCGAACAGGACGAGGTATCTGTGGAACCTCGTTCTCGTCGATTACACATGGACGGCACTGACGTAGTAGATCACCAGTCTCACCATCACTTACAG TTATCTGAATATCAGCCAGTGCAAACCATCTTACACAGAGGTGAAACTTTGCTCAAATCTAACCGAAGCTCTCATGGCAGTGATACTTCTTCAGCCTATTCAGGATCCGATACCATGCAATCAGTGCAGTCCTCGCTGGAGGACCAGGAAGTGGACCTTTCAGGTCTTATGGAAAGTGCTGTGGATTCTGATGATGAGGAGGATCTAGCTGAGTTAATTGAT AGTCTGACTGTGAGAGACACTGTGCGAGAATGTCTTGAAAAGGACTCCTCGGAAAGGACGGATGATGATATTGAAGTTTTATTAGAGCTCGTGCAACACTTACCA gCTTTTGCTAACATGACTTTAGCAGTAAGAAGAGCACTGTGTGCAGTAATGGTGTTTGCTGTTGTTGAGAAAGCTGGGACAGTTGTGATGAATGATGGAGAGGAACTTGATTCTTGGTCTGTCATTGTTAATGGGCAAGTGGAAGTTGAACTTCCAGATGGGAACATTCAGGAGTTGCATTTTGGAGACAG CTTTGGAATAACTGCTACAACAGAGAAAATGTATCATCAGGGAACAATGCGTACTAAAGTGGATGActgtcagtttgtttgtattgCTCAGAGTGATTATCACAAAATTCTCCATCAGGGGGAAGAGAACACTAAAAAACATGAAGAAGATGGTCAAGTTATCCTTGTAACAGAACGAAGGATCTTGGATGGAGGAAGTTGTCAGGGTCATGTGGTCATTAGG GGGACATCTGAAAGTCTAATGGCTCAACTAGTGGAAGAAAATACTCTAGATCCCAGCTATGTAGAAGATTTCCTGCTGACACATAGAACCTTTATTTCTTCTCCTTTGGTGGTTGCAAATAATCTTCTGTCTTGGTTTAAAGATCATCAGCTGAGAGACAAA GTGACTAGAGTTGTTCTCCTGTGGATTAATTACCATTTCCCAGATTTTGAGATGGATGCAGATATGATGGAATTCCTTGAGAAGTTTGAATCTGTTCTTGAACAAGAG AAAATGCAAAGTCAGTTACGTTTACTTAATATTGCTTGTGCCACTAAGGCTCGTAGTAGAACAATAACTTTGGCTCGCTCTACACGAGATGATGTCCTTCACTTCTCTATTCTTGGTGGCTATGAGCGAGGATTTGGAATTTTTATCTCTAAGGTTAACAAAGGCTCTAAAGCAGAAGATGTGGGTTTACGAAGAGGTGACCAG attCTTGAAGTCAATGGACAGAGTTTTGAACATGTTAGCCATGCTCGAGCTCTGGAAATCTTACGAGGGACAACACATCTTTCAATTACTGTCAGATCCAATCTTTTAG CTTTTAAAGAAATGCTCAATACACCTGAGAATTCCCCCCGTCAACGAGGAAGAAAAGTTTCAGAAATTGCTCGTTTGCAGTCTGATCCTAGGGCTAGGTTATCTTCACATTTTGACTGGGGAGAAATGGTTATTCCCATAGAGCTTGGAGTGAGTGCATTACTCCAACCTCCAAATTCACCTCCACCCCAGTGTCTGAGAACTTCGTCTGGTCCTGCTGGTGATGGTAAGCAAGAGAAAAAAGGGTTCAAGACTCTCAGTAATCGAGGGAAAATCAAAAAAGCACTTGCAAAAATGAATATCATGCATAAATCTGGCAATAG TGAATCTCAACTGAACAGTTCCGATGATAGTTTATATTCCTTACGCAGTGGGAGCAGTAATTGTTCAACAAATCACCGTAGGACAAGGGCAGTGTCTCCTAAACGATCTTCTGGAAGTGGCTCCCTTTATCATAGCCACAGCAACCCAGATCTGGCATCTTTATCAGCTTATTACGAACCAGAGCTAAGACCAGATTTTCCTGAGCATGTGCTTAAAGTGTACAGAGCAGatcaaactttcaaatatttacttattcataag GAGACTACTGCCAGAGAAGTAGTAATGTTATCCCTCAGGGAGTTTGGCATTAGTGATCCAAGCAG CAAATACTCTTTGTGTGAGGTAACTTGTGGAGAAGGCGGTGTCATAAAGCAAAGAAGACTGCCTGATCAGATGCACAATTTGGCAGAGCGTATTGGTCTTAGCAGTCGTTACTACTTAAAGAACAATTCCTCAACTGAAGCTCTTGTACCTGATGATTTAGCAGGG GAACTCCTCCGAGAGAGTCAAGTTCACTTCCTCCAGTTAAACAGTGTGGAAATAGCCACCCAGCTTACTTTGGAAGACTTCAGCATCTTTTGCCAAATCGAACCCACAGAATATATTGATGACTTGTTTGATATCAAATCCAGATATGGAACACCAAAGCTTTCAAAGTTTGGCGAG CTTGTCAACAGAGAGATGTTTTGGGTAGTGACTGAAGTATGTAGTGAACCAAATCACTTGCGAAggatgaagattattaaacaattCATCAAAGTAGCAA GACAGTGTAAGGAATGTAAAAACTTCAATTCTATGTTTGCTATTCTGAGTGGACTTGACCATGGAGCAGTATCCAGATTGAGGTGTGCATGGGAGAAGCTGCCATCTAAGTATTCCAAAATGTTTAAG GATCTGAGTGACCTTATGGACCCATCTCGAAATATGTGTAAATACAGGACACTAATAAGCAGTGAGCATACTCAGCCCCCTATG ATACCGTTTTATCCTGTTGTGAAAAAGGATCTTACGTTCATTCATCTAGGTAACGACACCAAGGTGGAAGGCCTA GTTAACTTTGAAAAGTTGAGAATGGTGGCTAAAGAAGTGCGGCAACTCCTTAACATGTGTTCAGCCCCATAT GACCTTTTTAACATGTTGGAGTTAGGAGGAGCCAATCCTTCCTCTGCTATGGCTTCTTTGAACAGCTTTGCCACAACTACTAATGCTGCAACTGTAAAGAGAAGAAAGAAGAGTACCCCACAACCTCATCCAAAGAAAATGTTCGAAGAA GCACAAATGGTGAGAAGAGTGAAAACCTATTTGGCTAACCTGAAAGTTATTACTGATGAAGACCAACTGAGAAGTATGTCCATAGAATGTGAACCAATGACAGGAGCAG GTATCACCAGTATCCAGCCAAGAAAACGAAACCCTTCACCAACATTATCAACAGCCAGTAGTAACAGCAGTACATCAGAGGGAAAGAAATCCGTAAACTCAGGACGAAAATTTG GTACAGAATCACCTCAGGCTGTGAGGAAAATGTTAGCTCTTTCTGATCACAGTAAGCTTCGCCCCCACCAACCTAATAGACACTCCCATTCCCCTTCTCCTTCTCCAAACACAGCTCGACGATGGCAAGACAATGGCCATGGTCATGGTCGCTCTCATAGTGATACTCACAATCCTTCAATGCTTCCAGTAGACCTGTCAGCAGAGAGTTCTAGTGTGACCAGTCTGAATCAACTTCCACTACGTAAATCACAGACTTCAG ACAGTAGCAGTGGAGGAAGCTGCCGTTGCCACCATAGTTATGAAGTGGATTCTGGTCACAATTCTGTTGGTTTTGACAGCCATAGCAATAGTTCCATTGGATCTGCTAACTCGCCACCTCAGCATCGGCATTCTCACTATA TGTCACACTCCTCCCCTCCTGTTATTAATCGGATGAGAACAAATGCACCGTACATTCCTCATGGGATCCAGGTACTTCCGCCCATTCCTCCTGGGCCTACAG GTCTTCCATCATCCTCAGTACTCATGCCTCCACCCCCTCCTCCACGGGATAGTCACCATTACCCTCTGCTCCGTGCACGGAGGCCTTTAGACTACCCTCACCCAGCTAAAGCAATGCCACGTGGTCGTCATATGGGTCAGTTAGCCAGGGCTCATAGCCATGATGGTATGACATCTGTAGGTTACTACAATGCTGATGCTACAGACCCTGATGAAGATG aAGATGAAGAGACTCAAGTATCAGCAGTATAA